One stretch of Actinomycetota bacterium DNA includes these proteins:
- a CDS encoding PIN domain-containing protein, with product MSDNPSADCLGIVNDAREFALWLSEHILVNVVRVLIEGYGWEPAPTEEYAALLVEIAEASGGDVLEPAVAVTDCPDFEDNRILECALAANADLIVADDVDLTSMSPWRGIPIVRPREFAARVDAARRATKRRA from the coding sequence GTGAGCGACAACCCGTCCGCCGACTGCCTCGGCATCGTCAACGACGCACGCGAGTTCGCCCTTTGGCTGAGCGAGCACATCCTGGTCAACGTCGTGCGCGTCCTGATCGAAGGCTACGGATGGGAGCCTGCCCCGACCGAGGAGTACGCAGCGCTGCTCGTCGAGATCGCCGAGGCTTCAGGCGGGGACGTGTTGGAACCGGCGGTCGCCGTCACCGACTGCCCCGACTTCGAGGACAACCGGATCCTGGAATGCGCGCTCGCCGCGAACGCCGATCTGATCGTCGCCGACGACGTCGACCTCACGTCCATGTCCCCATGGCGAGGGATCCCCATCGTGCGGCCGCGCGAGTTCGCGGCTCGCGTCGACGCTGCACGCCGGGCTACCAAACGTCGTGCCTAG